From a region of the Fibrobacter sp. UWB16 genome:
- a CDS encoding phosphatidate cytidylyltransferase — protein MSNLTQRLITAFIAIPIVFGCLWYNDFSRIGLMCFLSAVGAWEWARMASKMYKGPDMRYLSFASSLALTLAWALSKGGYFGLPAVPYVVGMTFLAIFAIYIGVAYAKVEIDHLFPWLVMQLGAPLYVGLWGGMNVLMMGNGQGFEHCYPFILVMTAVWLCDTVAYFFGKFAAGKGPFGRHLFAPSISPKKTWEGSIAGSIATIAWVAYWVKCSASLSSFEMNFTWTSAIVIGLLITVAGQVGDLLMSALKRWSGTKDSGNLFVGHGGVLDRCDSFLLAAPALYIFMDFLKSVV, from the coding sequence ATGAGTAACTTGACACAGCGCTTGATTACCGCATTCATCGCTATTCCGATTGTTTTTGGATGCTTGTGGTATAACGATTTTAGCCGCATTGGACTGATGTGCTTTTTGAGCGCTGTGGGCGCCTGGGAATGGGCCCGCATGGCATCGAAGATGTACAAGGGTCCGGACATGCGTTACCTCTCGTTTGCATCGTCTTTGGCTTTGACGCTTGCGTGGGCGCTTTCGAAGGGTGGCTATTTTGGACTCCCGGCTGTGCCTTACGTTGTCGGCATGACGTTCCTCGCCATTTTTGCGATTTACATTGGCGTTGCTTACGCAAAGGTTGAAATCGACCACTTGTTCCCGTGGCTCGTGATGCAGCTCGGCGCTCCGCTGTATGTGGGGCTCTGGGGTGGCATGAATGTGCTCATGATGGGCAACGGCCAGGGCTTTGAACATTGCTACCCGTTCATTCTCGTGATGACTGCAGTGTGGCTCTGTGATACGGTCGCGTATTTCTTTGGCAAGTTTGCTGCGGGCAAGGGACCGTTTGGCCGTCATTTGTTTGCGCCGAGCATTAGCCCCAAGAAAACTTGGGAAGGCTCGATTGCTGGCTCCATCGCAACGATTGCATGGGTTGCGTACTGGGTTAAGTGCAGCGCTTCGCTCAGCTCTTTCGAAATGAATTTCACTTGGACATCGGCAATCGTCATTGGCCTCCTCATTACAGTAGCTGGTCAGGTGGGCGACCTCTTGATGTCTGCTCTCAAGCGCTGGAGCGGCACGAAGGATTCCGGGAACTTGTTTGTCGGGCACGGTGGCGTGCTTGACCGTTGCGACTCGTTCCTTCTCGCAGCACCTGCTCTATACATCTTCATGGATTTCTTGAAGAGCGTTGTGTAA
- a CDS encoding histidine phosphatase family protein — protein sequence MNKPTQSVLCAIAAYPLFAAIAYTAMLSACDNATSTTAPESTASSSSTTTTIEEQSSSETATVEPSSSAIQQSSLSSGQKQFSSSSRSSHRRSSSSAVQTSSSAISSSQETPVSSSSDVAKSSSSSQTSLPAKEISLDENGFATVADVYKSLTANEKAVFIIRHSEREDNVAIETELTANGVKMAQNLGTTLKSDEEFSYITSGFVRTNETANNISKGRGEASLPKLITNYDITGNWFLKISADELSAYGTKLGMQGGSVELMAHWAYEGGYTDALYELTPRAEEFIQKVILKNLPKWKRVSIMVSHDIFVMPLAVFGSKGKVALKYHEDYHWINYIAGLAIIIGADYSLRYVPVKGADSGVIDYLAIYMEEHGMGGKKPSTPKR from the coding sequence ATGAATAAACCTACACAAAGCGTGCTCTGCGCGATTGCGGCTTATCCCTTGTTCGCCGCAATCGCATACACGGCGATGCTTTCAGCCTGTGACAATGCCACATCCACAACAGCTCCTGAAAGCACCGCTTCATCCTCTTCCACAACTACAACAATTGAGGAGCAATCGTCATCGGAGACTGCAACCGTCGAGCCATCAAGTTCAGCCATTCAACAAAGTTCATTGTCAAGCGGGCAAAAACAATTTTCCAGTTCATCACGAAGCAGTCATCGGCGGTCTTCGTCTTCTGCAGTTCAAACAAGTTCATCCGCAATTTCATCATCGCAAGAGACGCCAGTTTCTTCGTCTTCAGATGTAGCAAAATCTTCCAGTTCCTCGCAAACATCGCTACCAGCAAAAGAGATTTCGCTTGACGAGAACGGTTTTGCAACTGTCGCCGACGTCTACAAGAGTCTTACCGCAAACGAAAAAGCAGTCTTCATCATTCGACATTCCGAGCGCGAAGACAATGTCGCCATAGAAACGGAACTCACCGCTAACGGCGTAAAAATGGCCCAAAATTTAGGTACCACGCTCAAGAGCGACGAAGAATTTAGTTACATCACTTCGGGATTCGTGCGCACCAACGAGACAGCAAACAACATTTCAAAAGGCCGTGGAGAAGCAAGCCTTCCAAAGCTCATCACGAACTACGATATTACCGGGAACTGGTTTCTGAAAATCTCCGCCGACGAACTTTCCGCATACGGGACAAAGCTTGGCATGCAAGGCGGTTCTGTCGAACTCATGGCCCACTGGGCTTACGAAGGCGGCTACACAGACGCGCTTTACGAACTCACCCCACGCGCCGAAGAATTCATACAGAAAGTCATCCTCAAGAATTTACCCAAGTGGAAACGCGTAAGCATCATGGTCTCGCACGACATTTTCGTCATGCCGCTCGCCGTGTTCGGCTCCAAAGGCAAAGTCGCCTTGAAGTACCATGAAGATTACCACTGGATTAATTACATCGCCGGGCTTGCCATCATCATCGGGGCAGACTACAGCTTGCGCTATGTTCCGGTCAAAGGCGCAGATTCCGGCGTTATTGACTACCTCGCCATTTACATGGAGGAGCACGGCATGGGAGGCAAGAAGCCGTCAACCCCCAAAAGATAA